A single window of Hymenobacter sp. APR13 DNA harbors:
- a CDS encoding NAD(P)/FAD-dependent oxidoreductase, with product MNSISTDICIIGAGPVGLFAVFEAGLLKLRCHVVDALPQVGGQLSEIYPKKPIYDIPGFPDILAGDLVNNLMRQIEPFHPTFTLGERVEGYRKLDDGSFVVTTIDGTEINCKAIAIAGGLGSFEPRKPAIEQLESFEQGKGVYYMVRDPETFRDQRLVIAGGGDSALDWTIFLANVAKEVTLVHRGTTFRGAADSAEKVKHLHEAGKVNLVLSSNVTHVHGNGQLHAVTITANDGTATELPVDSFIPLFGLTPKLGPIEDWGLELEDNAVKVNTLDYSTSEPGIFAIGDINTYPGKLKLILCGFHEAALMCQGAFKHIFPEKKYTLKYTTVNGVPTL from the coding sequence ATGAATTCTATTTCGACCGATATCTGCATCATCGGGGCCGGCCCGGTGGGGCTGTTTGCTGTATTTGAAGCCGGGCTGCTGAAGCTGCGCTGCCATGTAGTAGACGCTCTGCCTCAGGTAGGCGGGCAGCTGTCCGAGATTTACCCCAAGAAGCCCATCTACGACATCCCAGGCTTCCCGGATATTCTGGCCGGTGACCTGGTCAACAACCTGATGCGCCAGATCGAACCTTTCCACCCCACCTTCACGCTGGGCGAGCGGGTGGAAGGCTACCGCAAGCTCGACGACGGCTCGTTTGTGGTGACCACCATCGACGGCACCGAAATCAACTGCAAAGCCATTGCCATTGCCGGCGGTCTGGGCTCATTTGAGCCCCGCAAACCGGCCATCGAGCAGCTGGAGAGCTTCGAGCAGGGCAAGGGCGTGTACTACATGGTGCGCGACCCCGAAACCTTCCGCGACCAGCGCCTCGTCATTGCCGGCGGCGGCGACTCGGCCCTCGACTGGACTATTTTCCTGGCTAACGTAGCCAAGGAAGTGACGCTCGTGCACCGCGGCACCACCTTCCGCGGCGCCGCCGACTCGGCCGAGAAAGTGAAACACCTGCACGAGGCTGGCAAGGTGAACCTGGTGCTGAGCAGCAACGTGACGCACGTGCACGGCAACGGCCAGCTGCACGCCGTGACCATCACGGCCAACGACGGCACCGCCACCGAGCTGCCCGTGGACTCGTTCATTCCGCTGTTCGGCCTCACGCCCAAGCTCGGCCCGATTGAGGACTGGGGCCTGGAGCTGGAAGACAACGCCGTGAAGGTGAACACGCTGGACTACTCCACCTCGGAGCCCGGCATCTTCGCCATCGGCGACATCAACACGTATCCGGGTAAGCTGAAGCTGATTCTGTGCGGCTTCCACGAAGCGGCCCTCATGTGCCAGGGCGCCTTCAAGCACATCTTCCCCGAGAAGAAATACACCCTCAAGTACACCACCGTCAACGGCGTTCCGACGCTGTAA
- a CDS encoding TVP38/TMEM64 family protein has translation MVLLAGLPFVGSSSLGFLLYRNQELLQHPTLLQAVLYFVVIGVAMAFSLLHTTLAVLITGFYFGWAGFPGMLIAYTLAALTGYQVASSLDHGKMLAFLQRFPKAAAVMQEMKTDSWKLVFLLRISPVTPFALMTFILAVMGVDRRRFLLASIVGMLPRSLFFYWLGTKAQDIMLLLRDPGTGNTGKVLVAVLVAVSFFGLYYLFNRAMQRTLRQGTKIE, from the coding sequence ATGGTACTGCTGGCGGGTTTGCCGTTTGTGGGCAGCTCGTCGCTGGGATTCCTGCTCTACCGCAACCAGGAGCTGCTGCAGCACCCCACGCTGCTGCAGGCGGTGCTGTACTTCGTGGTTATCGGGGTGGCCATGGCGTTTTCGCTGCTGCACACCACGCTGGCCGTGCTCATCACCGGGTTTTACTTCGGCTGGGCGGGCTTCCCGGGTATGCTCATCGCCTACACACTGGCGGCCCTCACCGGCTACCAGGTAGCCTCCAGCCTCGACCACGGCAAGATGCTGGCGTTTCTGCAGCGCTTCCCCAAAGCCGCCGCCGTGATGCAGGAAATGAAGACCGACAGCTGGAAGCTGGTGTTTCTGCTGCGCATCTCCCCGGTCACGCCGTTTGCCCTGATGACGTTCATTCTGGCCGTGATGGGCGTGGACCGGCGCCGGTTTCTGCTGGCTTCCATCGTGGGCATGCTGCCGCGCAGCCTGTTTTTCTACTGGCTCGGCACCAAAGCCCAGGATATTATGCTGCTGCTCCGCGACCCGGGCACTGGCAACACCGGCAAGGTACTGGTAGCGGTGCTGGTGGCGGTGTCGTTTTTTGGCCTGTACTACCTTTTCAACCGCGCCATGCAGCGAACCCTGCGCCAGGGCACGAAAATCGAGTAA
- a CDS encoding DUF2167 domain-containing protein gives MKTLLLLWALLGLPAAAALAAPTPPAPADSIDSERHYIDSVQATLHYQTGLITLPDGLGSITVPTGFRYLDAKQSEYVLTKLWGNPDGESLGMLFPADRGPLDENNWAFAVEYDPSGYVEDTDAAEIDYDDLLEDMKEATEESNAEREEAGFGRIMLIGWASKPFYDAKLNVLHWAKELRFAGTDYNTLNYNVRVLGRKGVLNLNAIGDMGQLPEIRRSIPQMIKSVEFAQGQQYADFDPKIDEVAAYGIGGLVAGKVLAKVGAFALLAKFWKVILAVVAGGWATIRRFFGGSSSDE, from the coding sequence TTGAAAACACTCCTACTCCTATGGGCCCTGCTGGGCCTGCCCGCCGCCGCTGCCCTGGCCGCCCCCACCCCACCCGCCCCCGCCGACTCCATCGACAGTGAGCGGCACTACATCGACTCGGTGCAGGCCACCCTGCACTACCAGACCGGCCTGATTACGCTGCCCGACGGGCTGGGCTCCATTACGGTGCCGACCGGCTTCCGCTACCTCGATGCCAAGCAGAGCGAATACGTGCTGACCAAGCTCTGGGGCAATCCCGATGGCGAGTCGCTGGGCATGCTGTTCCCGGCCGACCGCGGCCCACTCGATGAAAACAACTGGGCCTTCGCCGTCGAGTACGACCCTTCGGGCTACGTGGAAGACACCGACGCCGCCGAAATCGACTACGACGACCTGCTGGAGGACATGAAGGAGGCAACCGAGGAAAGCAACGCCGAGCGCGAGGAAGCCGGCTTCGGCCGCATCATGCTCATCGGCTGGGCTTCCAAGCCCTTCTACGATGCCAAGCTCAACGTGCTGCACTGGGCCAAGGAGCTGCGCTTTGCCGGCACCGACTACAACACGCTCAACTACAACGTGCGCGTGCTCGGCCGCAAAGGCGTGCTCAACCTCAACGCCATCGGCGACATGGGCCAGCTGCCGGAAATCCGGCGCAGCATCCCGCAGATGATCAAGAGCGTGGAGTTTGCCCAAGGCCAGCAATACGCCGACTTCGACCCCAAAATCGACGAGGTGGCCGCCTACGGCATCGGCGGGCTAGTGGCGGGCAAGGTGCTGGCCAAGGTGGGCGCCTTTGCGCTGCTGGCCAAGTTCTGGAAGGTGATTCTGGCGGTGGTGGCCGGCGGCTGGGCTACCATCCGCCGGTTCTTCGGCGGCAGCTCCTCCGACGAGTAG